The Candidatus Sysuiplasma jiujiangense genome includes a window with the following:
- the moeB gene encoding molybdopterin-synthase adenylyltransferase MoeB produces the protein MKVRVMIPTPLRQYVGNSESVEVEGSNVDEVLQKLAGSSPQLRHHIFDENGKMRNFVNVYLNEEDIRYLERGRTSVKEGDIVSIIPSIAGGSSSVASEFTYEDIQRYSRHLLLPEVGLEGQLKLKRAKVLVIGAGGLGSPLLLYLAAAGVGTLGIVDFDTVDFSNLQRQIIHSQKDVGRKKIDSAEEKIKGINPGIKVVKHEVQLNSLNAIDIIGKYDIVIDGTDNFPTRYLVNDACVLLGKPNVYGSIYRFEGQVSVFDAKQGPCYRCLYESPPPPGLVPSCAEGGVVGVLPGTIGTLQAMEAIKLILGEGEPLIGRLLLFDAMKMRFKELKLRKNPGCPVCGENPTIRELIDYEQFCGIRHDEQNEQDSISPEELSRRMREGEHIVLVDVREPQEWEICRIEGSRLIPLNDIPTRVSELSTADEIVLYCKVGQRSAYALNFMKDIGFRKVKNLKGGINAWAEKVDPAMPRY, from the coding sequence ATGAAAGTCAGGGTAATGATACCAACACCGCTCAGGCAGTACGTCGGAAACTCCGAATCAGTGGAGGTCGAGGGGTCAAATGTTGATGAAGTGCTGCAGAAGCTGGCAGGATCTAGCCCGCAGCTCAGGCATCACATTTTTGACGAAAACGGAAAGATGCGGAATTTCGTCAACGTGTATCTCAATGAAGAGGACATACGTTATCTGGAAAGAGGCAGGACGTCCGTCAAGGAAGGAGACATCGTTTCAATAATCCCCTCGATCGCGGGCGGCTCGAGCAGCGTGGCGAGCGAATTTACATATGAAGATATACAGCGATACAGCAGACACCTGCTTCTGCCGGAAGTAGGACTCGAAGGTCAGCTAAAACTGAAACGGGCTAAGGTTCTTGTTATAGGAGCTGGCGGCTTGGGTTCCCCGCTGCTGCTTTATCTCGCTGCGGCCGGCGTCGGAACACTGGGAATAGTGGATTTCGACACGGTTGATTTCAGCAATCTGCAGAGGCAGATTATTCATTCCCAGAAGGACGTCGGAAGAAAGAAGATTGACTCTGCCGAAGAGAAGATCAAGGGAATAAACCCAGGCATTAAAGTTGTGAAGCATGAGGTTCAGCTTAATTCACTGAATGCCATAGACATAATAGGCAAATACGACATCGTTATTGATGGAACCGATAATTTTCCAACCCGCTATCTCGTAAATGACGCATGTGTTCTGCTGGGAAAGCCAAATGTATACGGTTCAATTTACAGGTTTGAGGGGCAGGTATCTGTTTTTGATGCAAAGCAGGGGCCTTGCTACAGGTGCCTTTACGAAAGTCCACCGCCCCCGGGTCTCGTTCCGTCATGCGCAGAAGGCGGAGTTGTCGGCGTCCTTCCGGGGACCATCGGGACACTCCAAGCCATGGAGGCAATAAAACTCATACTGGGTGAAGGGGAACCTCTCATTGGCCGGCTTCTCCTGTTCGACGCAATGAAGATGCGCTTCAAGGAGCTCAAGCTCAGAAAAAATCCAGGCTGCCCCGTGTGCGGCGAAAATCCGACCATCAGAGAACTCATCGATTATGAACAATTCTGCGGTATTAGGCACGACGAACAGAACGAGCAGGACAGTATTTCCCCCGAAGAGCTGAGCAGAAGGATGAGGGAAGGAGAGCATATTGTGCTTGTCGATGTCAGGGAGCCGCAGGAATGGGAGATATGCCGCATCGAAGGGTCTAGACTGATTCCACTCAACGATATACCCACAAGGGTCAGCGAGCTTAGCACGGCCGATGAGATTGTTCTGTACTGCAAGGTGGGGCAGAGAAGTGCATATGCACTGAACTTCATGAAGGATATAGGGTTCCGAAAGGTAAAGAACTTGAAGGGAGGGATTAACGCATGGGCGGAGAAGGTGGACCCTGCGATGCCGCGTTATTAG
- a CDS encoding cysteine synthase family protein — MICNDLRLEYGENILSRIGNTPLIKLERMFSGSSATSVFAKAEWFNPGGSVKDRAACAIIEDAVKSGSLTEEKILLDASSGNTGIAYSMICAVRGFRSAIVVPGNVGKEKLEMLRAYGSEVILSDPMEGTDGAQRLAKKMYSENPELYYYADQYNNRNNWLAHYRGTGQEIIRQTGGHVDYFVAGLGTGGTFTGTSRILKERIPGVKTIAVEPDSPLHGIEGLKRMDSSIKPGIYDERLADEHIFVRTEDAQKTVIEAARKEGLLIGVSSGAVLKACMELSEREGPSSIVTIFPDSGQRYLAERFWEASL; from the coding sequence ATGATATGCAACGATCTCAGACTGGAATACGGCGAAAACATTCTTTCCAGAATCGGAAATACTCCCCTTATAAAGCTTGAACGAATGTTTTCAGGTTCAAGCGCTACAAGCGTTTTTGCAAAGGCAGAATGGTTCAATCCGGGAGGCAGCGTGAAGGACAGGGCAGCATGCGCTATCATTGAGGACGCTGTGAAGAGCGGCAGCCTGACGGAGGAAAAGATTCTCCTTGACGCTTCGTCAGGCAATACAGGCATCGCATACTCGATGATATGTGCTGTCAGGGGATTCAGGTCAGCCATTGTAGTCCCGGGAAATGTCGGCAAGGAAAAACTTGAAATGCTGAGAGCATACGGATCCGAGGTGATACTCAGCGATCCAATGGAAGGAACGGATGGGGCTCAGCGGCTTGCGAAAAAGATGTATTCAGAAAATCCCGAACTCTATTATTATGCAGACCAGTATAACAACAGGAACAACTGGCTTGCACATTACAGGGGTACAGGGCAGGAAATAATCAGGCAGACAGGAGGGCATGTCGATTATTTTGTCGCTGGCTTGGGAACCGGAGGCACCTTTACCGGAACGAGCAGGATTCTCAAAGAGCGCATCCCTGGTGTAAAGACAATAGCGGTGGAACCGGACAGCCCTCTCCATGGAATAGAGGGTCTGAAGAGAATGGACTCGTCGATTAAACCGGGTATTTATGATGAAAGACTTGCAGACGAGCATATTTTCGTCAGAACAGAAGACGCGCAGAAAACAGTTATTGAGGCAGCAAGGAAGGAAGGACTCCTGATTGGTGTCAGTTCCGGAGCCGTCCTTAAGGCATGCATGGAACTGTCCGAGAGGGAAGGGCCGAGCAGCATTGTTACAATCTTTCCCGACAGCGGTCAGCGCTATCTGGCCGAGAGATTCTGGGAGGCGAGTTTATGA
- a CDS encoding SUF system NifU family Fe-S cluster assembly protein, which produces MAFDIYQEEIIEHYKSPHNKKQIEKPDLFSHGNNPVCGDDITIYVKVENGAISDIAFDGRGCAISQASASMLTDHVKGMSLEDVGRMSPEFVREMLHIPLSAVRMKCATLSLKTLQEAIATRVGAQQ; this is translated from the coding sequence ATGGCATTTGACATTTACCAGGAAGAGATAATTGAACATTACAAGAGCCCCCACAACAAGAAGCAGATAGAAAAGCCGGACTTGTTCAGCCATGGCAATAATCCGGTTTGCGGGGACGATATCACTATTTATGTCAAGGTGGAGAACGGTGCTATCAGTGATATTGCATTCGACGGCAGAGGGTGTGCGATAAGCCAGGCATCCGCATCAATGCTTACGGACCATGTTAAGGGGATGAGCCTTGAGGATGTCGGTAGGATGTCCCCTGAATTTGTCAGGGAGATGCTTCACATTCCGCTGAGCGCTGTCAGAATGAAGTGCGCGACACTGTCTCTCAAGACACTGCAGGAAGCCATAGCCACACGGGTAGGTGCGCAGCAATGA
- the sufC gene encoding Fe-S cluster assembly ATPase SufC has product MTSELEIRELKVNIEGKQILKGINLTVRQGEIHAIMGPNGSGKSTMSYALMGHPKYQIAGGQILLDGQDILAMTSDKRARAGLFLGFQYPVEVPGVRLGNFLRIAYNSAHPANPLSPTKFFRLLKEKVNQLGIDENFIGRSLNEGFSGGEKKRAEVLQMAILQPKFGILDETDSGLDIDSLRIVASAINSMAGPDIGLILVTHYQRLLQYITPDFVHVVVDGRVVKSGGKELAKELEEKGYDWLKEPEITN; this is encoded by the coding sequence ATGACATCGGAACTCGAAATCAGGGAACTGAAGGTAAACATAGAAGGAAAACAGATACTCAAGGGAATAAATCTTACTGTCAGGCAGGGAGAGATACATGCAATAATGGGCCCTAACGGCTCCGGCAAAAGTACGATGAGCTATGCCCTGATGGGTCACCCTAAGTATCAGATTGCCGGCGGTCAGATTTTGCTCGATGGGCAGGACATCCTGGCGATGACATCGGACAAGAGGGCAAGGGCTGGACTTTTTCTGGGTTTTCAGTACCCAGTAGAGGTCCCCGGCGTACGCCTGGGTAATTTTCTGAGGATAGCTTATAACAGTGCTCATCCTGCAAATCCGCTGAGTCCGACAAAATTCTTCAGACTTCTCAAAGAGAAGGTAAATCAGCTAGGCATTGACGAAAACTTCATCGGCAGGTCGCTAAATGAGGGTTTCTCCGGAGGAGAAAAAAAGAGGGCTGAGGTTCTGCAGATGGCAATCCTACAGCCAAAGTTTGGCATACTCGATGAGACGGACAGCGGGCTGGACATCGATTCACTCAGGATTGTTGCATCGGCAATCAATTCAATGGCAGGACCGGACATCGGTCTGATACTCGTTACCCATTACCAGCGCCTCCTTCAGTACATAACGCCGGATTTCGTGCATGTGGTTGTTGACGGTCGCGTCGTCAAGAGCGGCGGGAAAGAACTTGCAAAGGAACTTGAGGAAAAGGGTTATGACTGGCTCAAAGAACCGGAAATAACCAACTGA
- a CDS encoding HTH domain-containing protein, with the protein MDNDISLLGESKTKIITLLGAGERSGQELARQLNINTTAVREHIDVLERMGLVTSKFVNLGVGRPRKIYSLTTSGIELLPKHYDILLNLLIKKIHEKGGDILLSQLISDVVREFKDSVESTDLLTTEMRIKSVVSFLNKLGFMATVEKDGDKIFVVRHNCIFNKTAKLYSGVLCNECDSSFVKEPIGPAEVELISCIGKGDTSCKNLIKS; encoded by the coding sequence ATGGACAATGATATATCCCTTCTTGGCGAATCAAAAACAAAGATTATCACTCTACTTGGTGCAGGTGAGCGGTCAGGGCAGGAGCTGGCAAGGCAGCTTAATATCAACACGACAGCTGTGAGGGAGCACATCGATGTCCTTGAGAGAATGGGGCTGGTTACCTCAAAGTTCGTCAATCTTGGTGTCGGCAGGCCCAGAAAAATATACAGCCTGACAACTTCCGGAATCGAACTGCTGCCCAAGCACTATGATATTCTCCTCAATCTTCTCATCAAGAAAATCCATGAGAAAGGAGGCGACATCCTTTTGAGCCAGCTTATATCGGACGTTGTCAGGGAGTTCAAAGACAGTGTTGAAAGTACTGATTTATTGACGACAGAAATGCGCATAAAGAGCGTTGTTTCATTTCTGAACAAACTTGGGTTCATGGCTACGGTAGAGAAGGACGGTGACAAGATCTTTGTCGTCAGGCACAACTGCATTTTCAATAAGACAGCGAAACTTTATTCCGGTGTGCTGTGCAACGAGTGTGACAGTTCCTTTGTCAAGGAACCGATAGGACCGGCAGAGGTTGAGCTGATTTCCTGTATCGGAAAGGGGGACACTTCCTGCAAGAATCTTATCAAATCGTAA
- a CDS encoding ArsR family transcriptional regulator, which produces MDDDVLELETRRKIYDEVCRFPGLHLRELSRQLNESVPLIEYHLNFMERYGIVTAITDGQYRRYYPRDPIGSEKRTDTLSSDEKRIMGLMRQKIPLQIVLYLLKNGKGQHKDMLPLMNVSASTLSHHLNKLARRGVVEKIASGVERGYRIRDENKIVKLLMSYQPPPGTIVDSFIEIWEELKQ; this is translated from the coding sequence ATGGACGATGATGTCCTGGAACTGGAGACAAGGAGAAAAATCTACGACGAAGTCTGTCGTTTTCCAGGCCTCCATCTCAGAGAGCTTTCCCGGCAACTGAATGAGAGTGTTCCGCTGATAGAATATCACCTCAACTTTATGGAAAGATACGGAATTGTGACAGCAATAACAGATGGCCAGTACAGGCGTTATTATCCGCGGGATCCTATCGGCTCAGAGAAAAGGACAGACACTCTTTCATCCGACGAAAAGAGAATAATGGGACTCATGAGACAGAAAATACCGCTACAGATCGTTCTTTACCTGCTGAAAAACGGGAAAGGACAGCATAAAGACATGCTTCCCTTGATGAATGTTTCTGCGTCAACGCTTTCACATCACCTCAATAAACTCGCCAGAAGAGGCGTTGTGGAAAAGATAGCCTCTGGGGTGGAAAGAGGATACAGGATCAGGGACGAGAACAAAATCGTAAAACTGCTTATGAGCTATCAACCCCCTCCCGGAACAATAGTGGACAGTTTCATAGAGATCTGGGAAGAGCTGAAGCAGTAA
- a CDS encoding 6-carboxytetrahydropterin synthase produces the protein MKISIDGWETGIKFVAGHFLPTIEKCSRLHGHNYAMGLIIEGEPDRNGIILDFIELKKAAHRIVDSIDHKMVLPSDGTSMKITKFGEEYTVKFNGKRYVIPASDVVILPLINVSAEELSRYFAFELKKIGVFGKNIYSFTVIVSEGRGQEALWEERLR, from the coding sequence ATGAAAATTTCAATAGATGGCTGGGAAACAGGAATCAAATTTGTGGCGGGCCACTTTCTGCCCACGATAGAGAAGTGCAGCAGGCTTCACGGTCATAACTATGCTATGGGCCTGATAATTGAGGGCGAACCGGACAGGAACGGCATAATACTCGATTTCATTGAGCTGAAGAAAGCTGCCCACCGGATTGTTGACAGTATCGACCATAAAATGGTTCTTCCATCAGACGGTACGTCGATGAAAATAACGAAGTTCGGTGAAGAGTATACCGTCAAATTTAACGGCAAGAGATACGTCATTCCGGCATCGGATGTGGTAATCCTGCCATTGATAAACGTAAGCGCAGAAGAACTCTCGAGATACTTTGCATTTGAACTCAAGAAGATCGGCGTCTTCGGAAAAAATATTTACTCGTTCACGGTGATCGTTTCGGAAGGAAGGGGACAGGAGGCATTGTGGGAGGAAAGGTTAAGGTGA
- the queC gene encoding 7-cyano-7-deazaguanine synthase QueC — protein sequence MTDAVLLLSGGLDSTTVAALLSSEKYSIRALTLNYGQRHSKELESAKRVARYYSVEEHIIIDLDLSLIGGSALTDSSTPLPAAGAAGIPSTYVPARNTVFLSIALGLAEARGCRLIYTGVNAVDYSGYPDCRPEFIDEFNRLSAVATKVGVEKRAIKVIAPLIKMEKSDIVRLGKAKGAPYELTWSCYKGGKRACGVCDSCVLRLKGFRDAGIEDPVEYENK from the coding sequence GTGACTGATGCTGTTCTTCTCCTCTCAGGAGGGCTTGATTCGACGACGGTGGCTGCACTCCTCTCCTCGGAAAAATATTCAATCAGGGCCCTTACTCTAAATTACGGCCAGAGGCATTCAAAGGAGCTGGAATCGGCTAAGAGAGTTGCCAGATACTACAGCGTTGAAGAACACATCATTATTGATCTAGATCTTTCCCTTATAGGGGGAAGTGCGCTCACCGACAGCTCAACACCTTTGCCTGCTGCAGGTGCTGCCGGCATACCCTCCACCTATGTTCCTGCAAGAAATACTGTTTTCCTTTCCATTGCGCTTGGTCTGGCTGAAGCCAGAGGTTGCAGATTGATCTATACAGGAGTAAATGCGGTTGACTACAGCGGTTATCCGGATTGTCGCCCCGAGTTCATTGATGAGTTCAACAGGCTCTCTGCTGTGGCAACAAAGGTAGGTGTCGAAAAAAGAGCAATAAAAGTGATTGCTCCACTGATTAAAATGGAAAAATCCGATATTGTCAGGTTGGGCAAAGCGAAAGGAGCGCCATACGAGTTGACTTGGAGCTGTTACAAAGGGGGGAAAAGAGCCTGCGGCGTTTGCGATTCGTGCGTTTTGAGGCTGAAGGGATTCAGGGACGCCGGAATAGAGGACCCTGTCGAATATGAAAATAAATGA
- a CDS encoding radical SAM protein: MKINEIFKSVQGEGLLIGIPTLFIRTAGCDLRCVWCDTPYALLKSQGTEWSVEDIISEADRHGTSEVCLTGGDPLMQMEDSLEVISALIGKGYRVLLETSGAYTIEHMPLTEKLIISMDLKLPGSGMVDRNRYENISLLRKWDQLKFIIADRKDYDYAKRLLLEYSIRCEVIATPVGGKDLRWLVESVLEDDLKLRVLPQLHKYIWGDERGR; encoded by the coding sequence ATGAAAATAAATGAAATATTCAAGTCAGTGCAGGGCGAGGGATTGCTTATAGGAATTCCAACGCTCTTCATCAGGACTGCCGGATGCGACCTGCGCTGCGTATGGTGTGATACTCCTTACGCACTGCTGAAGAGCCAGGGAACAGAGTGGTCTGTTGAAGATATAATCAGCGAGGCTGATAGGCATGGCACTAGCGAAGTCTGCCTAACGGGAGGTGATCCGCTAATGCAGATGGAAGATTCATTGGAAGTGATATCGGCACTCATCGGAAAAGGTTACAGAGTTTTGCTGGAAACTAGCGGTGCCTACACCATAGAGCACATGCCTTTAACAGAGAAACTGATAATAAGCATGGACCTGAAACTGCCAGGTTCGGGCATGGTGGACAGAAACAGATATGAGAACATTTCGTTACTAAGGAAGTGGGACCAGCTCAAATTTATAATTGCCGACAGGAAAGATTACGATTATGCAAAGCGTCTGCTTTTGGAATACAGCATCCGCTGTGAGGTCATAGCGACACCCGTTGGCGGAAAGGATCTCAGGTGGCTTGTGGAGAGCGTACTTGAAGATGATTTAAAATTAAGGGTACTCCCACAGTTGCACAAATATATATGGGGTGATGAAAGAGGCAGATGA
- the dph2 gene encoding diphthamide biosynthesis enzyme Dph2, with translation MSLVPVVDGSKLLADYDGICAAVRKRNAKTVALQLPEGLRVFASEIAATIESAANVRVIIDSEPCFGACDIPVHLFGISDLVIQMGHTEMPSIGAIPKMYFANIFVSIDPIPVVEKALSYLKGIVGVVTTAQHMHYLDAIIAYINRSGIRAVYSRGDSRLGGYAQLLGCDYTSALGIEDSVDSFLYVGDGDFHPIGLVMLTDKSLICANPMDGTVRTIESIRDSIMKQRLLAVERSMNARSFGILVSSKLGQRRKQLAERLLKEIENSGRRASLIQTNVVTPELIGSYDFDAFASTVCPRVAIDDYSRYAKPILTPVEAEIAIGLKKFSEFRFDQILSEQ, from the coding sequence ATGTCGCTTGTTCCTGTTGTCGACGGATCGAAGCTCCTCGCCGATTATGATGGCATTTGCGCTGCCGTACGGAAGAGGAATGCAAAGACTGTCGCGCTCCAGCTCCCCGAAGGATTGAGGGTTTTCGCATCAGAGATTGCCGCGACAATCGAATCGGCGGCAAACGTCCGTGTGATAATCGACTCGGAACCCTGCTTCGGTGCATGCGACATACCTGTTCATCTGTTTGGAATTTCTGATCTTGTTATTCAAATGGGCCACACTGAAATGCCGAGTATAGGTGCAATACCAAAGATGTACTTTGCAAACATTTTTGTCAGCATTGATCCGATTCCTGTGGTGGAGAAGGCTCTCTCTTACCTGAAGGGTATTGTCGGTGTAGTGACCACAGCCCAGCACATGCATTACCTTGATGCTATAATTGCTTACATTAACCGTTCCGGCATACGTGCAGTATATTCGCGCGGTGACAGCAGACTGGGCGGATACGCACAACTGCTTGGATGCGATTACACCTCAGCCCTTGGCATCGAAGACAGCGTGGATTCCTTTCTGTATGTCGGTGACGGTGATTTTCATCCAATTGGACTTGTTATGCTTACTGACAAATCACTTATCTGCGCTAATCCCATGGATGGAACTGTCAGGACAATAGAATCGATTCGCGACTCGATAATGAAACAGCGCCTCCTTGCCGTTGAACGTTCAATGAACGCAAGGTCTTTTGGAATACTGGTAAGCTCGAAGTTAGGTCAGAGGAGGAAACAGCTTGCTGAAAGACTTCTAAAGGAAATTGAGAATTCCGGAAGAAGAGCATCACTGATTCAGACAAACGTCGTGACACCCGAATTGATTGGATCATATGATTTTGATGCCTTCGCCTCTACAGTGTGCCCCAGGGTCGCGATTGATGATTATTCACGATATGCCAAACCCATACTAACGCCTGTTGAAGCGGAAATTGCGATCGGTTTGAAGAAGTTCTCTGAATTCAGATTCGATCAGATACTGTCAGAGCAGTAA
- a CDS encoding methyltransferase domain-containing protein, protein MIFLTFKETGNESAGRNDLPEFTCGFTNLDFQKLWTGREKVTAVERAILSALLRKTGNRRGLEVGTGNGRLSDIIYSTSVEYVGTDINPAFLRNLRKLSDFRKARLLSSNLYSLPFRDNSFDTVIMIRVFNFLSNPVKALREMARVLIPGGSLIFSYSPRPSIATLTDDIKFVIRFQEKKAALKNSWKPITFSRRDIARLEPAEIPTFSFSGNYVNALLAETNLSEVTCLSSGLEDYRLTELLPLEFFLNLALSFRRAPLMPTRFILASKAQGKGNLIRNFDDIFCCPRCNNPLELWDDTVNIQCNTCRFHTEGREGFSDLRYFPDTDVIT, encoded by the coding sequence ATGATATTTTTAACCTTCAAGGAAACGGGAAATGAATCTGCCGGAAGGAATGACCTTCCGGAGTTTACTTGTGGGTTCACAAACTTAGATTTTCAAAAACTCTGGACGGGGCGCGAAAAAGTCACCGCTGTTGAACGTGCCATACTGTCTGCTCTTCTCCGAAAAACAGGTAATAGACGTGGACTGGAAGTAGGTACAGGTAACGGGAGACTCTCAGATATTATCTATTCGACTTCCGTTGAATACGTAGGAACAGACATTAATCCGGCATTTTTGAGGAACCTCAGGAAACTGTCTGACTTCCGTAAAGCAAGACTGTTGTCTTCCAACCTCTACTCTCTGCCTTTCAGAGATAACTCTTTTGACACTGTAATAATGATACGCGTGTTCAATTTCCTTTCTAACCCGGTTAAGGCGCTGCGCGAGATGGCACGCGTACTCATCCCTGGCGGATCCTTGATATTCTCATACAGTCCCAGACCATCGATTGCTACACTGACCGATGACATTAAGTTTGTAATCAGGTTTCAGGAAAAGAAGGCGGCGCTGAAAAATTCCTGGAAGCCGATTACATTTTCAAGAAGGGATATTGCGCGACTCGAGCCGGCGGAGATTCCGACTTTCTCTTTCAGTGGTAACTATGTTAATGCGCTTCTGGCGGAAACAAATCTCTCGGAGGTGACATGCTTGTCCTCAGGTCTGGAAGATTACAGACTGACGGAACTCCTTCCTTTGGAATTTTTCTTAAATCTTGCACTCAGTTTCCGAAGAGCGCCTTTGATGCCTACAAGATTTATTCTCGCCTCGAAAGCGCAGGGTAAGGGTAATTTGATACGGAATTTCGATGATATATTCTGCTGCCCCCGATGTAATAATCCGCTTGAACTATGGGATGACACAGTGAATATACAATGCAATACCTGCAGATTTCACACCGAGGGTCGCGAAGGATTTTCTGATCTGAGATACTTTCCGGATACAGATGTCATTACCTGA
- a CDS encoding glycosyltransferase family 2 protein, with translation MRKQHSQVKKILAMTEKDIDKISAVDVVIRTFNSDRLLQKCISSIRSLLPVNRLIVVDHYSTDRTVPVARSYGAEIYFEDRGLGYATSLGASLANTEYTLFIDSDVIVTNADFYRDAVKFFSDYRTGAVVGVERNHPFHYGLPLGLTLFKSEFIKSVDIPEYTMGRETYFIQKAISRRKLKIKYLSDAMVHDSIYRSWNRWPEWQGAQIRFCAGLNPWQLVDSFFVVLLMHMNSKKPKNILYTPLFYLKLLRGFLFPFKWGYLDRRKIKLF, from the coding sequence ATGAGAAAGCAGCATTCCCAGGTTAAGAAGATTCTGGCTATGACGGAAAAGGATATCGATAAAATTTCAGCCGTTGACGTGGTGATACGAACATTCAATTCAGATCGATTGCTCCAAAAGTGCATTTCATCCATCAGATCGCTTCTGCCCGTAAACAGATTGATAGTAGTGGACCACTACAGCACAGACAGAACTGTCCCTGTTGCCAGATCTTACGGTGCGGAAATATATTTTGAGGACAGGGGACTTGGATATGCAACTTCCCTGGGAGCATCTCTGGCAAACACTGAATACACACTGTTTATTGATAGCGATGTAATAGTTACAAATGCCGACTTTTACAGAGACGCGGTCAAATTTTTCAGTGATTACAGAACAGGGGCAGTTGTAGGAGTCGAAAGAAATCATCCGTTTCACTATGGACTCCCTCTGGGGCTTACACTATTTAAATCAGAATTCATCAAAAGTGTCGATATACCAGAGTATACTATGGGAAGGGAAACTTACTTCATACAGAAGGCAATTTCAAGAAGAAAGCTGAAAATTAAATATTTAAGCGATGCAATGGTACACGATTCAATATATCGAAGCTGGAACCGGTGGCCTGAATGGCAGGGTGCCCAGATCAGATTCTGTGCCGGCCTGAATCCCTGGCAGCTTGTAGATTCATTTTTTGTTGTCCTTCTTATGCACATGAACAGCAAAAAACCGAAGAATATCCTGTACACTCCCCTGTTCTATCTCAAGTTGCTGAGAGGTTTTCTCTTTCCATTCAAGTGGGGTTATCTGGACAGAAGAAAGATTAAGCTCTTTTAA
- a CDS encoding methyltransferase domain-containing protein, translating to MKKPGIIFDENETIQLSSGNSWITLSYFEDGKNLYLMSTGQNSRWPSEVLRKGSAVFRLKGEIRSGTAELIGNSLERKRIMDSFRIKYGDEKYSRWFQTTARVIKITNAQNRIPENELYYRWLESEFDSVAYDYDRHITGNSINMLLRDRSLKLMRHIFSNSHTLLEIGCGSGMETLPMLREGHDVVALDISSEMLRVVENKSKSAGLSGQLITRKMKASQIEELAAEFGEEFFDGAYSTYGALNCEPSLIEIPRALGLLLKKESRFVAGIYNKFCLTEILGYGLTLRLGRITGRVESRVLEGNSRFCIDVYPYSVLDFETIFSPFFKKESVIGVPVILPPSDLDRYARKFSSHREKLYKIDMLLGRIWPFYALGDHFLMTLSKKN from the coding sequence ATGAAAAAACCAGGGATTATATTCGACGAAAATGAAACTATTCAGCTGTCGTCGGGAAACAGCTGGATCACGCTTTCATATTTTGAAGACGGAAAAAATCTCTATTTGATGTCAACAGGTCAGAATTCAAGATGGCCATCGGAAGTACTCAGAAAGGGCAGTGCTGTTTTCAGGCTGAAAGGCGAGATCCGTTCAGGAACAGCAGAGCTCATAGGTAATTCCCTTGAGAGAAAGAGAATCATGGACAGCTTTCGAATTAAATACGGCGATGAAAAATACAGTAGATGGTTTCAGACAACAGCAAGGGTGATTAAAATCACCAATGCGCAGAACAGGATACCGGAAAACGAACTATACTACAGATGGCTGGAATCTGAGTTCGATTCAGTCGCTTATGATTATGACAGGCACATTACCGGTAACAGCATAAACATGCTTTTGAGAGATCGTTCGCTTAAACTTATGAGGCATATTTTTTCTAACTCACACACGCTACTCGAAATAGGGTGCGGATCAGGAATGGAAACGCTGCCGATGCTCAGAGAGGGGCATGACGTTGTTGCACTGGACATTTCATCTGAAATGCTCAGGGTGGTTGAAAACAAATCTAAGTCTGCTGGCCTCAGTGGTCAACTCATTACAAGAAAGATGAAGGCATCGCAAATAGAAGAGCTGGCGGCTGAATTCGGAGAAGAGTTTTTCGACGGGGCATATTCCACATATGGTGCACTGAATTGTGAGCCTTCGCTTATTGAAATACCCCGGGCGCTCGGCCTGCTGTTGAAAAAAGAAAGCCGCTTCGTTGCCGGTATTTATAATAAATTTTGCCTGACCGAAATCCTTGGTTACGGCTTGACACTCAGGCTGGGCAGAATTACCGGCAGGGTAGAGAGCAGAGTCCTCGAAGGGAACTCGAGATTCTGCATAGACGTCTATCCGTACAGCGTCCTTGATTTCGAGACCATATTCAGTCCGTTTTTTAAAAAGGAAAGTGTTATTGGCGTTCCTGTAATACTTCCTCCGTCAGACCTGGACCGGTATGCCAGAAAATTCTCCAGCCATAGGGAAAAACTGTATAAAATTGACATGCTGCTCGGTAGAATTTGGCCATTCTACGCTCTGGGCGATCACTTCCTCATGACGCTGTCAAAGAAAAACTGA